The sequence GGCGGCGGGCATGTGCTCAGTCAAGTTTGTAAGACATCCCGCCCCCCAGGGTGTGCGCCTGCTGAGCTCCCATgcactttttgttgttgacagCTCAGGCCGCACCAGCAAATATTGCTGTCCCTCACCCTGACACCACCACAGTATCATGATCTTTCAGTTTCTTGATGTTCTGCTTGTGCTGCTCAATTTCTTTCTGCAGACGCTCAATCTCCTTTTTATGATGAGTGATCTCTTCTTCATGTTGTTTCTTCAAGGCTGCCATCTGTTCTTTAGTCTGCTCTCAGAAGTAACCTTCCTCTTCAGCCTTCTCTTTTTTTGCAAAGGTCCCACTGGCTTCCCTGATCATGCCCACCTCAGAGCTGAAATTAGCTGACCATTCGCAGCCAAAGCCTCTGGCTTGCATGGCCTTCACTCCCCACACTCCGAGCCGCAGCCCTGCTGCTGACTCAGAGACTGCCATGGTTGTCAGTGCCATGCAG comes from Eptesicus fuscus isolate TK198812 chromosome 1, DD_ASM_mEF_20220401, whole genome shotgun sequence and encodes:
- the LOC103302431 gene encoding ATPase inhibitor, mitochondrial-like is translated as MAVSESAAGLRLGVWGVKAMQARGFGCEWSANFSSEVGMIREASGTFAKKEKAEEEGYF